The DNA region ACGTTGTTCAATTCCTCCGCCGTAATCCGGCTGTATTGCATGCTATAGGCCGCATTCTTGTGGCCTAATTGCCGTTGTACAGCGGCTACATTCCCGGTTTTGTCTATGATATGCCGGCCCATGGCGTGACGGGCCGAGTGCGGGGTTTTGCCTTCCACCTTGGCCAGTTTACAGACCTCATTCCAAATACTGTTCACCATCTGTACCCCTAAGCGACCCGGACTGGTAGCATTGGCTGCGGGCAGAAAAAGGGCGGCTGATTGCCAAGCAATGGCATCAAGGGTCCGCTCCTGGTTGAGGTAGTCTTTAATTGCCTGCAACCCTTCCTGGCTGATATGGTACGTGTGCAGGTGGCCGCCTTTCTCTTCAACCGTTATCGACCGTTTTTTACCATCGACAGCGGTCCAATTCAGGTTACAAATAGCCGCCCGGCGCATGCCCGTCTCGATCAAAGCATAGACGATCGCCCGGT from Desulfobulbaceae bacterium includes:
- a CDS encoding site-specific integrase, with amino-acid sequence MERALTPGERRRLLDAADLLLTVGGLSKDRRRSKGQERARHKGYRPYRNRAIVYALIETGMRRAAICNLNWTAVDGKKRSITVEEKGGHLHTYHISQEGLQAIKDYLNQERTLDAIAWQSAALFLPAANATSPGRLGVQMVNSIWNEVCKLAKVEGKTPHSARHAMGRHIIDKTGNVAAVQRQLGHKNAAYSMQYSRITAEELNNVLDERE